The proteins below are encoded in one region of Balaenoptera ricei isolate mBalRic1 chromosome 6, mBalRic1.hap2, whole genome shotgun sequence:
- the SLC31A2 gene encoding protein SLC31A2, which translates to MAMHFIFSDEVVLLFDFWSVHSPAGMALSVLVILLLAVLYEGIKVGKARLLHQALMSLSISTSQQLIEETDQNSSSSDPPPVSRTHLRWFLCHFGQSLLHVAQVVIGYFVMLAVMSYNTWIFFGVVLGSGVGYYLAYPLLSMT; encoded by the exons ATGGCG ATGCATTTCATCTTCTCAGATGAGGTAGTGCTTCTCTTTGATTTCTGGAGTGTCCACAGTCCTGCAG GCATGGCCCTTTCGGTGTTGGTCATCTTGCTCCTGGCTGTGTTGTATGAAGGCATCAAGGTTGGCAAAGCCAGGCTGCTCCACCAGGCCCTGATGAGCCTGTCCATCTCCACCAGCCAGCAGCTCATCGAAGAGACAGACCAGAATTCTTCAAGCTCAGACCCCCCCCCAGTCAGCAGAACCCACCTCAG GTGGTTCTTGTGTCACTTCGGCCAGTCTCTACTTCATGTCGCTCAGGTGGTCATCGGCTACTTCGTGATGCTGGCTGTTATGTCCTACAACACCTGGATTTTCTTCGGCGTGGTCCTGGGCTCAGGTGTGGGCTACTACCTAGCCTATCCACTTCTCAGCATGACTTAG